A section of the Perognathus longimembris pacificus isolate PPM17 chromosome 7, ASM2315922v1, whole genome shotgun sequence genome encodes:
- the Slfnl1 gene encoding schlafen-like protein 1 isoform X3, producing MIPRKRPAQTPMWDPLLEPQDRQPLPVLPPKELLAEDLDLDTVPSTHTLYVGHLNPQFSAPVLACLLRDTLEQLELPVAREHIEVVRQPRNAYALVQVTTQKTTLASLPWRLQMALEKQLILKELTARGKELVLSEGRGQDNGPSPGPSPGPSPSPGFSLQPSAWPANYSPNLDWARRQQISHNRPSGVRSDSAIEHQEIQGQERLFQGAFLGNETRNMEFKRGSGEYLSLAFKHHVRRYTCAFLNSEGGSLLVGVEDSGLVQGIHCSHREEDRARLLVDSILQNFKPQVFPDAYTLTFIPVISTSTKTTPLKVLRLTVHTPKTQGEPQLYETDQGEVFLRRDGSIQGPLSVTAIQEWCRQKWTAILGKLEEKVKVLTAEKEQLQQQLQLQLQQRQHQRVSCTCCVL from the exons ATGATCCCAAGGAAAAGACCAGCTCAAACACCAATGTGGGACCCCCTCctggaaccacaagacaggcagcCTCTGCCAGTGCTCCCCCCAAAAGAGCTCTTGGCTGAGGACTTGGACCTTGACACagttcccagcacacacacactctatgtTGGCCACCTGAACCCCCAATTCTCAGCACCTGTACTGGCCTGCCTGCTAAGAGATACCCTAGAGCAGCTTGAGCTGCCTGTGGCACGGGAGCACATTGAGGTGGTGAGGCAGCCAAGGAATGCCTATGCATTGGTGCAGGTAACCACCCAGAAGACCaccctggcctccctcccctggCGCCTGCAGATGGCCTTGGAGAAGCAGCTGATCCTCAAAGAGCTGACGGCTCGTGGGAAGGAACTGGTGCTGAGTGAAGGCAGAGGG CAGGACAACGGCCCCAGCCCAGgtcccagccctggccccagccccagtcctggcttCAGCCTCCAACCGTCAGCCTGGCCTGCCAACTACTCACCTAACCTGGACTGGGCCAGGCGGCAGCAGATTTCCCATAACCGGCCTAGTGGTGTGCGATCTGATAGTGCCATTGAGCACCAGGAAATTCAAGGCCAGGAGCGACTGTTCCAGGGTGCCTTCCTGGGCAACGAGACACGGAACATGGAGTTCAAGCGAGGCAGCGGCGAGTATCTGAGCTTGGCTTTCAAGCACCACGTGCGGCGCTACACGTGTGCCTTCCTCAACAGTGAGGGTGGCAGCTTGCTTGTGGGCGTCGAAGACAGTGGCCTGGTGCAGGGCATCCACTGCAGCCACCGTGAAGAGGACCGTGCCCGCCTGCTGGTGGACTCCATCCTTCAgaatttcaagccccaagtcttTCCCGATGCCTACACCCTCACCTTCATCCCTGTCATCAGCACCTCCACCAAGACCACACCTCTCAAG GTGCTTCGCCTGACTGTGCACACCCCCAAGACGCAGGGCGAGCCACAGCTGTATGAGACAGACCAGGGGGAGGTGTTCCTGCGGCGTGATGGGAGCATCCAGGGCCCACTGTCCGTCACCGCCATCCAGGAGTGGTGCAGGCAG AAGTGGACAGCAATACTGGGCAAGCTGGAGGAGAAGGTGAAGGTGCTGACAGCGGAAAAGGAACAACTccagcagcagctgcagctgcAGCTGCAGCAGCGCCAACACCAGCGTGTGTCATGCACCTGCTGTGTCCTGTGA
- the Slfnl1 gene encoding schlafen-like protein 1 isoform X2, translated as MIPRKRPAQTPMWDPLLEPQDRQPLPVLPPKELLAEDLDLDTVPSTHTLYVGHLNPQFSAPVLACLLRDTLEQLELPVAREHIEVVRQPRNAYALVQVTTQKTTLASLPWRLQMALEKQLILKELTARGKELVLSEGRGQDNGPSPGPSPGPSPSPGFSLQPSAWPANYSPNLDWARRQQISHNRPSGVRSDSAIEHQEIQGQERLFQGAFLGNETRNMEFKRGSGEYLSLAFKHHVRRYTCAFLNSEGGSLLVGVEDSGLVQGIHCSHREEDRARLLVDSILQNFKPQVFPDAYTLTFIPVISTSTKTTPLKVILQVLRLTVHTPKTQGEPQLYETDQGEVFLRRDGSIQGPLSVTAIQEWCRQKWTAILGKLEEKVKVLTAEKEQLQQQLQLQLQQRQHQRVSCTCCVL; from the exons ATGATCCCAAGGAAAAGACCAGCTCAAACACCAATGTGGGACCCCCTCctggaaccacaagacaggcagcCTCTGCCAGTGCTCCCCCCAAAAGAGCTCTTGGCTGAGGACTTGGACCTTGACACagttcccagcacacacacactctatgtTGGCCACCTGAACCCCCAATTCTCAGCACCTGTACTGGCCTGCCTGCTAAGAGATACCCTAGAGCAGCTTGAGCTGCCTGTGGCACGGGAGCACATTGAGGTGGTGAGGCAGCCAAGGAATGCCTATGCATTGGTGCAGGTAACCACCCAGAAGACCaccctggcctccctcccctggCGCCTGCAGATGGCCTTGGAGAAGCAGCTGATCCTCAAAGAGCTGACGGCTCGTGGGAAGGAACTGGTGCTGAGTGAAGGCAGAGGG CAGGACAACGGCCCCAGCCCAGgtcccagccctggccccagccccagtcctggcttCAGCCTCCAACCGTCAGCCTGGCCTGCCAACTACTCACCTAACCTGGACTGGGCCAGGCGGCAGCAGATTTCCCATAACCGGCCTAGTGGTGTGCGATCTGATAGTGCCATTGAGCACCAGGAAATTCAAGGCCAGGAGCGACTGTTCCAGGGTGCCTTCCTGGGCAACGAGACACGGAACATGGAGTTCAAGCGAGGCAGCGGCGAGTATCTGAGCTTGGCTTTCAAGCACCACGTGCGGCGCTACACGTGTGCCTTCCTCAACAGTGAGGGTGGCAGCTTGCTTGTGGGCGTCGAAGACAGTGGCCTGGTGCAGGGCATCCACTGCAGCCACCGTGAAGAGGACCGTGCCCGCCTGCTGGTGGACTCCATCCTTCAgaatttcaagccccaagtcttTCCCGATGCCTACACCCTCACCTTCATCCCTGTCATCAGCACCTCCACCAAGACCACACCTCTCAAGGTGATCCTGCAG GTGCTTCGCCTGACTGTGCACACCCCCAAGACGCAGGGCGAGCCACAGCTGTATGAGACAGACCAGGGGGAGGTGTTCCTGCGGCGTGATGGGAGCATCCAGGGCCCACTGTCCGTCACCGCCATCCAGGAGTGGTGCAGGCAG AAGTGGACAGCAATACTGGGCAAGCTGGAGGAGAAGGTGAAGGTGCTGACAGCGGAAAAGGAACAACTccagcagcagctgcagctgcAGCTGCAGCAGCGCCAACACCAGCGTGTGTCATGCACCTGCTGTGTCCTGTGA
- the Slfnl1 gene encoding schlafen-like protein 1 isoform X1 — MIPRKRPAQTPMWDPLLEPQDRQPLPVLPPKELLAEDLDLDTVPSTHTLYVGHLNPQFSAPVLACLLRDTLEQLELPVAREHIEVVRQPRNAYALVQVTTQKTTLASLPWRLQMALEKQLILKELTARGKELVLSEGRGQDNGPSPGPSPGPSPSPGFSLQPSAWPANYSPNLDWARRQQISHNRPSGVRSDSAIEHQEIQGQERLFQGAFLGNETRNMEFKRGSGEYLSLAFKHHVRRYTCAFLNSEGGSLLVGVEDSGLVQGIHCSHREEDRARLLVDSILQNFKPQVFPDAYTLTFIPVISTSTKTTPLKVLRLTVHTPKTQGEPQLYETDQGEVFLRRDGSIQGPLSVTAIQEWCRQVRKPRPPPANHGVVPGKPTTPHEHTGKLEQKGPQLLYCIAQCTAGRGLLSVLYPPFHTT, encoded by the exons ATGATCCCAAGGAAAAGACCAGCTCAAACACCAATGTGGGACCCCCTCctggaaccacaagacaggcagcCTCTGCCAGTGCTCCCCCCAAAAGAGCTCTTGGCTGAGGACTTGGACCTTGACACagttcccagcacacacacactctatgtTGGCCACCTGAACCCCCAATTCTCAGCACCTGTACTGGCCTGCCTGCTAAGAGATACCCTAGAGCAGCTTGAGCTGCCTGTGGCACGGGAGCACATTGAGGTGGTGAGGCAGCCAAGGAATGCCTATGCATTGGTGCAGGTAACCACCCAGAAGACCaccctggcctccctcccctggCGCCTGCAGATGGCCTTGGAGAAGCAGCTGATCCTCAAAGAGCTGACGGCTCGTGGGAAGGAACTGGTGCTGAGTGAAGGCAGAGGG CAGGACAACGGCCCCAGCCCAGgtcccagccctggccccagccccagtcctggcttCAGCCTCCAACCGTCAGCCTGGCCTGCCAACTACTCACCTAACCTGGACTGGGCCAGGCGGCAGCAGATTTCCCATAACCGGCCTAGTGGTGTGCGATCTGATAGTGCCATTGAGCACCAGGAAATTCAAGGCCAGGAGCGACTGTTCCAGGGTGCCTTCCTGGGCAACGAGACACGGAACATGGAGTTCAAGCGAGGCAGCGGCGAGTATCTGAGCTTGGCTTTCAAGCACCACGTGCGGCGCTACACGTGTGCCTTCCTCAACAGTGAGGGTGGCAGCTTGCTTGTGGGCGTCGAAGACAGTGGCCTGGTGCAGGGCATCCACTGCAGCCACCGTGAAGAGGACCGTGCCCGCCTGCTGGTGGACTCCATCCTTCAgaatttcaagccccaagtcttTCCCGATGCCTACACCCTCACCTTCATCCCTGTCATCAGCACCTCCACCAAGACCACACCTCTCAAG GTGCTTCGCCTGACTGTGCACACCCCCAAGACGCAGGGCGAGCCACAGCTGTATGAGACAGACCAGGGGGAGGTGTTCCTGCGGCGTGATGGGAGCATCCAGGGCCCACTGTCCGTCACCGCCATCCAGGAGTGGTGCAGGCAGGTGAGAAAGCCCAGGCCCCCTCCAGCCAATCATGGTGTAGTCCCTGGCAAGCCTACAACACCCCATGAGCACACAGGaaagcttgagcaaaagggacCCCAACTCCTATACTGCATAGCTCAGTGCACAGCTGGGAGAGGCCTTCTCTCAGTTCTATATCCTCCTTTTCACACTACCTGA